The DNA segment tttttcactttttctcactttgtgtgtgtgtgtgtgtgtgtgtgtgtgtgtgtgtgtgtgtgtgtgtgtgtgtgtgtgtgtgtgtgtgtgtgtgtatgtgtgtgtgtgtgtgtgtgtgtgtgtgtttgtgtgtgtgtattcatatacgcatatatatacatatatatatatatatatatatatatatatatatatatatatatatcctcacacatataaatcaacaaatattATTTCTAACATAACTTATCGATGTCCTCTTTAAGGATATCTACAAATAAATGTACACTATAGACAACAATAGTCTTATTTATTTTGAACAGACGTACAACTATATAAagatatctatctacaaataaagacaatatatacacacacaaacacaaacacacacaacacacacacacacacacacacacacacacacacacacacacatatatatataatgtatatatccacacacacacacacacacacacacacacacacacacacacacacacacacacacacacacacacacacacacacacacatatatatataatgtatatatccacacacacacacacacacacacacacacacacacacacacacacacacacacacacacacacacacacacacacacacacacatatatatatataatgtatatatccacacacacacacacacacacacacacacacacacacacacacacacacacacacacacacacacatatatatataatgtatatatccacacacacacacacacacacacacacacacacacacacacacacatatatatataatgtatatatccacacacacacacacacacacacacacacacacacacacacacacacatatatatataatgtatatatccacacacacacacacacacacacacacacacacacacacacacacacacacacacacacacacacacacacatatatatataatgtatatatccacacacacacacacacacacacacacacacacacacacacacacacacatatatatatataatgtatatatccacacacacacacacacacacacacacacacacacacacacacacacacacacacacacacacacacacacacacacacatatatatataatgtatatatccacacacacacacacacacacacacacacacacacacacacacacacacacacacacacacacacacacacacacacacacacatatatatatataatgtatatatccacacacacacacacacacacacacacacacacacacacacacacacacacacacacacatatatatataatgtatatatccacacacacacacacacacacacacacacacacacacacacacacacacacacacacacacacacacaacacacacacacacatacacacacacacacacacacacacacacacacacacacacacacatatatatataatgtatacatccacacacacacacacacacacacacacacacacacacacacacacacacacacacacacacacacacacacacacacacacacacacatatatatatgtttgtttctgaTAGTTTATGATACTAGAACTGCCATTATATCATATGTACCATAATGACTGGGAAAACTGCAATGACAACAGTACCtattaacaatgacaaataaaaagCAATGTctgaatatgatacatataattactatgatacaTCCGCTTATCACAatctgaatgatgatgataataaccttaaTCATAACCACGACGTTAATAGTGATGAGATTAcagtgaagataaagatgatgatatagataataatgaaagaagtgtgataataatgataatcatgccgATAGATATGTGGTAATGATTACTGTAATAttacgatgataaagatagtggtcATAATAGCATAAAATTCATAATTCATTGATAGTAAAGctaatcattatattaatgagatgttgatagtaataaaacgGTAAATTCGGTGATTGTTTTTATAAAAactagataatgatagtgattatgataatggtaatggcgataatgataatgataatgacaattataaacataataatattgaaaaggataataatgatattaataataatgataaaataataataatgataattagagtaataacaacaataatagcagtaataatgataaaaacaataatatcaataatattgataaaaatattaaaagtaacaataagaatagtaataatgataataagaacaaaataataatattaataaaaatattaataataatggtgatgatgttgatgagaaggaaggcaacgggaaaccaccttcgtacactcccttgtacaaccatgaaattaaatatggccgccaacgtcaggctctgatacggcacagaaagaagaagaatgttgaTGCAAGTAATGTCTTCactactgttaatactattactactattagtgataacagtaaggtaataatgatactgatgatactcatggtaatgatgatgacgatgataatacgaaacaacaacaattattctgTTACTCAGTTCCAACACGTTTCCAACGCGTTTTCTACGTATTTCCTACACGTTTTTAAACACGTTTAAAACACGTTTTCGACACATTTCCTAGTACAGATAATTACAGCACACTTTCACCATATCTTCACCATATCAATAACCGTATGGGGAAGGACGTAAATGGTGATCATGGTACTTATGGTGTTCCTtagtcactgtcactgtcacgtAAATCGTACTGTTCACGGTCTTGTGTTTCTGTCCATACTTAGTCTTAGTGACGTATTCTGTCATGGTGACTGTGGCATATTCCGGCAGTGCAAACTTGGTTATGGTGAGGTATTGTGTGTAGTCCTGCGTGGCggttgtgtatgagtgtatatagcGGGTCTGTGTGGTGATTATAGTGTCTGTCATGTAAGTTGGTACCTCGACAGTCACGGTATCGTGGTGAGTGTGGTGCAAAGTATAGGTTGAGCGTCTCGTCTCGTATTGTGTGGATGTGATGGTGTCCGTCTGGTAGCGGGTGTGGTACTCGGTCGTAGTGATGGAATTGGTATGGTACTTGGTCTGGTATTCCGTGCGGGTGTTGAACTGCGTCTCGGTTTGGGTTAACTGCGTGGTATGACTTTGAGTTGTGGTTCTGTAAATGGTACTGTACTCCGTCTTGGTTATGAAGGATGGTCTGAACTGGGTGGTTGTCTGGTACTCTGTCTGGTACTCTGTCCTGGTAATATAACTGGGCTGATATTGCGTAGTTACACTAATCAGTGTGGTTGTCAGGTACGTAGACTGGAACCTCGTGATTGTATCATATACCGTTTGGTACTGAGTATTAGTGACGTACCTGGTACTATACTGCGTTTGATAAGAGGTACTAGTCCGGTACAAGGTCTGAGTAATAAAACTGGGCCGGTATTCCGTACTGGTAACATACCTCGTCTCAAACTCGGTCTCAGTCGAAAAGGTTACTCGGAAAGAAGTAGTTGTAAGCGTCCGAGTCTCAAAATTAGTTTGGTAATCCGTTTCGGTGACGTAAGTAGGCTGATACTCCGTAGTGGGAACATACTGGGTCCTGGTGATGAACCGGGGCTGGTACTTGGTCGTGGTGACGTACACGGTGTGAGTGGTATGAGTACCGGTGAACTGGGTACTGGTAACGTAGCTCACTTGGTCCTTGTAGATGGTTTCAGTGATGTGTTCTGGTACGTATTCGGTTTGGTACACCGTGTGGTACAGGGTGTGGTAGTGGGTATGGAACAGGGTTGACGGAACGCCCTCTCTGTATACTGTGCTGTAGACGGGGACCtggaaaacacagagagaaaaggggttatTTCTCCTTGCt comes from the Penaeus chinensis breed Huanghai No. 1 chromosome 32, ASM1920278v2, whole genome shotgun sequence genome and includes:
- the LOC125042413 gene encoding mucin-3A-like, whose translation is MMRCYLYEATLLAVLLVLAGTETEKAFQQRPVCYPSIPRVITKYKQVFRCLVPVYSTVYREGVPSTLFHTHYHTLYHTVYQTEYVPEHITETIYKDQVSYVTSTQFTGTHTTHTVYVTTTKYQPRFITRTQYVPTTEYQPTYVTETDYQTNFETRTLTTTSFRVTFSTETEFETRYVTSTEYRPSFITQTLYRTSTSYQTQYSTRYVTNTQYQTVYDTITRFQSTYLTTTLISVTTQYQPSYITRTEYQTEYQTTTQFRPSFITKTEYSTIYRTTTQSHTTQLTQTETQFNTRTEYQTKYHTNSITTTEYHTRYQTDTITSTQYETRRSTYTLHHTHHDTVTVEVPTYMTDTIITTQTRYIHSYTTATQDYTQYLTITKFALPEYATVTMTEYVTKTKYGQKHKTVNSTIYVTVTVTKEHHKYHDHHLRPSPYGY